One Streptosporangium sp. NBC_01495 DNA window includes the following coding sequences:
- a CDS encoding helix-turn-helix domain-containing protein: MTERRLLESLGVGGAEEVTYRALLRHGPSTLSSLSSETEVSVTAIRRMLPRMENLGLVPGSRADRSG, encoded by the coding sequence ATGACGGAACGGCGATTGCTGGAGAGCCTCGGAGTCGGGGGCGCCGAGGAGGTGACATACCGTGCGCTGCTCCGGCACGGACCGTCCACCCTGAGCAGCCTCTCCTCGGAGACCGAGGTGTCGGTCACGGCGATCCGCCGGATGCTGCCGAGGATGGAGAACCTCGGCCTGGTACCCGGGTCGCGGGCAGACCGCTCCGGCTGA